Proteins encoded within one genomic window of Lampris incognitus isolate fLamInc1 chromosome 1, fLamInc1.hap2, whole genome shotgun sequence:
- the ndc80 gene encoding kinetochore protein NDC80 homolog has protein sequence MDRGRLSRTSRRQSDLPMRVADTNRMSMAYVTPQRKPSFGKLNVPKPQSVTSEKRTSFFGARTSGMGLPCNSTLGGFGGAEKVKDTRPLHDKGFVQQCIRQLCDFLSEHGFPGSVSAKTLQSPSTKEFLKMFEFIYCQLDPTFLMPTSKVEEEVPRILKDLGYPFALSKSSMYSVGAPHTWPQVLGALIWLIDTVKIYLSISKQQLNDFSEDMNIEDGAEYNKLFLDYTAEGYAKFMEGQDTFEEEDEAYFAKLKKLYNVDEVLLSSMEEKHRILSAEVERLEKENQMDPLMSKRMEKLKLQTDLKKLQSYRGSLESFKANLECKASELNKEIEGTGHHVESVNQEKEKLQHILKNQKFTPSDVERINREKKELQQTISSLTKTMEEAQQHVWNEEITLAKVKENAELKLAEYHKLARKLKLIPVSAENAGGHDFEIKSSSDYGPGTIVQHKTQIQMPLRTLIGNVEEESSRLTNMKLSLEESVEQVNSNILDKSNDLRQMREQIRRLDERLEHDMQEHALEEQKWSAEVDSVENHQMLLEKKVHHGYDEALQQLKAAQQQYHLVLQETNEERRTVVNNLASVFTTAANHLFVVERSLEELHSKVQRICTKAIEEEEAEIQNLRQMAKPFISKAQSFTGEASK, from the exons AAAACCTTCATTTGGAAAGCTTAACGTCCCCAAACCCCAATCTGTCACCTCTGAAAAGCGGACCAGCTTCTTCGGTGCTCG GACTAGTGGAATGGGTTTACCTTGCAACAGCACCCTGGGAGGGTTTGGAGGAGCTGAGAAGGTCAAGGACACCAGACCCCTGCACGATAAAGGCTTTGTTCAGCAATGCATCAGACAACTGTGTGAT TTCTTGTCAGAGCATGGTTTCCCAGGCTCTGTGTCAGCCAAGACCCTCCAGTCTCCTTCCACCAAGGAGTTCCTTAAGATGTTTGAGTTCATTTATTGCCAACTTGACCCGACATTTCTAATGCCAACCTCAAAGGTTGAAGAGGAGGTGCCACGTATCCTTAAAGACCTGGG GTATCCATTCGCTCTTTCTAAAAGCTCCATGTATTCTGTTGGAGCGCCACACACTTGGCCGCAGGTCCTTGGGGCTCTTATTTGGCTTATTGACACTGTCAAG ATCTATTTGTCTATAAGTAAGCAGCAGCTTAATGACTTTTCTGAAGACATGAATATCGAGGATGGCGCTGAATATAATAAA CTCTTCCTAGATTACACTGCTGAGGGATATGCCAAGTTCATGGAAGGACAAGATACatttgaagaagaggatgaggcaTACTTTGCTAAATTAA AGAAACTTTACAATGTGGATGAGGTCCTGTTGTCCTCAATGGAGGAGAAGCACAGGATACTGAGTGCTGAGGTGGAGCGCCTTGAGAAAGAGAATCAGATG GACCCACTGATGAGCAAGAGGATGGAGAAATTGAAGCTGCAAACAGACCTTAAGAAGCTCCAGAGTTACCGTGGCAGCCTGGAATCCTTCAAAGCTAACCTGGAATGCAAAGCCTCAGAACTGAACAAAGAGATTGAGGGAACTG GTCACCATGTGGAATCTGTAAATCAGGAGAAGGAAAAACTGCAGCACATCTTGAAGAACCAGAAATTTACTCCATCTGATGTAGAAAGGATCAACAGAGAGAAGAAGGAGCTTCAGCAGACCATCTCCAGCCTCACCAAGACCATGGAAGAGGCCCAACAGCACGTGTGGAATGAAGAGATCACTCTTGCCAAAGTCAAAGAGAAT GCAGAGCTGAAATTAGCGGAATACCATAAACTAGCCCGCAAACTAAAGCTGATCCCAGTTTCTGCAGAGAATGCCGGCGGTCATGATTTTGAGATCAAGAGCTCCTCTGACTATGGACCCGGGACTATTGTCCAGCATAAGACACAAATACAG ATGCCTCTGAGAACACTGATTGGCAATGTGGAGGAAGAAAGCAGTCGACTAACCAACATGAAGCTTAGTCTAGAGGAGTCTGTCGAGCAG GTGAATTCCAATATCTTGGACAAGTCGAATGATCTGAGGCAAATGCGAGAGCAGATTCGCAGGCTTGATGAGCGACTAGAGCATGACATGCAG GAGCATGCACTTGAGGAGCAGAAGTGGTCAGCAGAGGTGGACTCAGTTGAAAACCATCAGATGCTTCTAGAAAAGAAAGTACACCATGGCTATGATGAAGCTTTGCAACAACTTAAGGCAGCACAGCAGCA GTACCACCTAGTGCTGCAAGAAACCAATGAGGAGAGACGAACAGTTGTGAACAACCTCGCTTCTGTGTTCACCACTGCTGCCAACCACCTGTTTGTTGTGGAG AGATCCCTGGAGGAACTTCACAGCAAAGTGCAGCGTATCTGCACAAAGGCGATAGAAGAGGAAGAGGCTGAAATACAAAATCTCCGCCAAATGGCAAAGCCCTTCATTTCAAAGGCACAGAGCTTCACTGGGGAGGCAAGCAAATAA